A window from Chryseobacterium vaccae encodes these proteins:
- a CDS encoding Na+/H+ antiporter, with translation MVENFIYYLGLVLVIIGSVMLANRLKVAYPIILVIAGLLISFIPGLPVLRIDPELIFIIFLPPLLYEAAFAVSWKEIWKLRRIITSFAFIVVFLTAISVAFVANSYIPGFSLALGFVLGGIVSPPDAVSAGAILKFVKVPKNVSTVLEGESLFNDASSLIIFRFAMVAVATGQFVWQEAALSFGWMIFGGLGIGLVLAFLFLKIEKIFPTDVNMDAILSLVAPYVMYIAAEEVHASGVLAVVSGGLYLSVRRHEIFRTSESRLKGSNVWESFVFLINGIVFLLIGLDLPEIMVGLNKEGISLSGAVGYGVLVTAVLIIVRFLASFGAVFVTLIMRNFINVADRDPGMKAPVLMGWTGMRGVVSLAAALSIPVMMENGQPFPHRDLILFITFVVILITLIVQGLTLPALIKKLKLSESESSYMSEEESEHFLRKGMRRVALKYLNENYKERRSENEYFNRLMDRWEQEDKEDSTHKLSDEAKEIYFETLEQQRTWLREENRRNSHIDEEYIRHYLTRLDLEEERLRM, from the coding sequence ATGGTGGAGAATTTTATTTATTACCTGGGGCTGGTCTTAGTCATTATTGGTTCAGTTATGCTGGCCAACCGGCTGAAAGTGGCTTATCCTATCATTTTAGTGATTGCCGGACTTCTGATCAGTTTCATTCCCGGCTTACCTGTTCTGAGAATTGATCCCGAGCTTATTTTTATTATTTTCCTGCCACCTTTGCTGTATGAAGCTGCCTTTGCCGTTTCATGGAAAGAAATATGGAAGCTGAGGCGCATCATTACCAGTTTTGCTTTCATTGTCGTATTTCTTACTGCCATATCAGTGGCTTTTGTAGCCAACTCCTACATTCCCGGATTTTCACTGGCGTTAGGATTTGTGCTGGGAGGAATTGTTTCTCCACCCGATGCCGTGAGTGCCGGAGCTATTCTGAAATTTGTAAAAGTACCCAAAAATGTATCCACGGTTCTGGAAGGAGAAAGCCTGTTCAATGACGCTTCCTCACTGATTATTTTTCGGTTTGCAATGGTAGCGGTTGCTACAGGACAATTTGTGTGGCAGGAGGCCGCTTTAAGCTTTGGATGGATGATATTCGGAGGACTAGGAATAGGATTAGTACTAGCGTTTTTATTTTTAAAAATTGAAAAAATATTTCCTACCGATGTTAATATGGATGCTATTTTAAGTCTGGTGGCTCCCTATGTCATGTATATTGCTGCAGAGGAAGTTCATGCTTCCGGTGTATTGGCGGTGGTAAGCGGAGGACTATACCTTTCTGTCCGCAGGCATGAAATATTCCGTACTTCAGAATCAAGGCTGAAAGGATCAAATGTCTGGGAAAGTTTTGTATTTCTGATCAACGGAATTGTATTTCTGCTGATCGGTTTGGATTTACCGGAAATTATGGTAGGCTTAAACAAAGAAGGAATCAGTCTGTCTGGAGCGGTCGGCTATGGAGTACTGGTTACGGCGGTTCTGATTATAGTTCGTTTCCTGGCTTCTTTCGGAGCCGTATTTGTTACCCTGATTATGAGAAACTTTATCAACGTGGCAGATAGAGACCCCGGAATGAAAGCTCCCGTACTCATGGGATGGACCGGAATGCGCGGGGTAGTTTCTTTAGCCGCAGCATTATCAATTCCGGTAATGATGGAAAACGGGCAGCCTTTTCCGCATCGTGATCTCATCCTCTTCATTACCTTTGTAGTGATCTTAATAACATTAATTGTTCAGGGGCTGACACTGCCTGCATTGATAAAAAAACTCAAACTGTCTGAATCAGAAAGCAGTTACATGTCTGAAGAAGAATCGGAACACTTTTTAAGAAAAGGAATGCGTCGTGTAGCCTTAAAGTACCTCAATGAAAACTATAAAGAAAGACGCAGTGAAAACGAATATTTCAATAGATTGATGGACCGTTGGGAACAGGAAGATAAAGAAGATTCTACCCACAAACTTTCCGATGAAGCCAAAGAAATTTATTTTGAAACCCTGGAACAGCAGAGAACCTGGCTCCGGGAAGAAAACAGAAGGAATTCCCATATCGACGAAGAATACATAAGACATTATCTCACAAGACTTGATCTGGAAGAAGAAAGGCTCAGAATGTAA
- a CDS encoding MBL fold metallo-hydrolase — protein MNLVKQLGQFPDEKRKEYFSTLPNYLNGRFQNILPTPALLEGESMTKALLNSLCKVEHTTPGFPLPFITTDLKNLKPEENVLVWFGHSSYFIQIDGKKFLVDPVFSGNASPMPGSIKAFPGADYYKPEHMPDIDFLLISHDHWDHLDYKTVQALKDKTGKIICGLGTGQHFEYWGWPSEKIIEKNWWEIADLAEGFTLTVTPARHFSGRLLNRNISLWISFVLKTPSKTLFLGGDSGYGNHFSEIGEKYGPFDLAIMECGQYNEKWPYIHSMPEQIIQEVKELKADNFIPVHNSKFKLAQHPWYEPLEMVSKYAEENNQPITLPMIGEKTDLDQLGKVNWEKWWENCW, from the coding sequence ATGAATTTAGTAAAACAACTCGGGCAGTTCCCCGATGAAAAAAGAAAAGAATACTTCAGTACCCTTCCCAACTATCTCAACGGAAGGTTTCAGAATATACTTCCTACACCCGCTTTACTGGAAGGCGAAAGCATGACCAAAGCCCTCCTGAACAGCCTGTGCAAAGTAGAGCATACCACTCCGGGATTTCCGCTTCCGTTTATCACAACAGACCTTAAAAATCTCAAGCCGGAAGAAAATGTGCTCGTGTGGTTCGGCCACAGTTCCTATTTTATCCAGATTGATGGTAAAAAGTTTCTGGTAGATCCGGTGTTCAGTGGGAATGCATCACCAATGCCGGGGTCTATAAAAGCATTTCCGGGAGCAGATTATTACAAGCCGGAACATATGCCGGATATAGACTTTCTGCTCATCTCTCACGATCACTGGGATCATCTGGATTATAAAACCGTTCAGGCGCTGAAAGACAAAACAGGAAAAATAATATGCGGATTAGGAACCGGACAACACTTTGAATACTGGGGATGGCCTTCTGAGAAGATCATTGAGAAAAACTGGTGGGAAATTGCAGACCTTGCAGAAGGTTTTACCCTTACGGTTACTCCGGCAAGACACTTTTCAGGAAGATTGCTCAACCGGAATATTTCCCTGTGGATCTCATTTGTTTTAAAAACACCGTCTAAAACTCTCTTTCTCGGTGGTGACAGCGGTTACGGAAACCATTTCTCCGAAATCGGAGAAAAATACGGGCCCTTCGATCTGGCTATTATGGAATGCGGACAATACAACGAAAAATGGCCATATATTCACAGTATGCCTGAACAGATCATTCAGGAAGTAAAAGAACTGAAGGCAGACAACTTTATTCCTGTTCATAATTCAAAATTTAAGCTGGCCCAGCATCCATGGTATGAACCCCTGGAGATGGTTTCAAAATATGCTGAAGAAAATAACCAGCCGATAACCCTTCCCATGATCGGTGAAAAAACAGATCTGGATCAGCTGGGAAAAGTTAATTGGGAAAAATGGTGGGAAAATTGTTGGTAG
- a CDS encoding DUF4822 domain-containing protein, with product MNTLKKLCYLFAAVFFSAAFVSCSDNDEIITEQITPSQTLASTPWETTGAKDRNGQSVDLNNASVNGYVGFAYFKSDGNFVIYGLNDAIRSRGTWSVDALGTKRTITALNPDGTTIFTRDVEILVLNRNEFTYRIRPNAADQSIYYDIIHTRTSHAEPANGQLTLASTPWETTGAKNSSGQPVALTDASVAGFVGYSYFKANGTYAIYGLNDAPRSKGTWSISPDGKKRTITALDNNGNVLFTRVVDILTLNSSEFTYRITPDAANPSVYYDIIHTKVNHNEPH from the coding sequence ATGAATACATTGAAAAAATTATGTTACCTGTTTGCAGCCGTGTTTTTTTCTGCTGCTTTTGTATCGTGCTCTGATAATGATGAGATTATCACTGAGCAGATAACTCCCTCACAGACTCTTGCTTCTACTCCATGGGAAACTACTGGGGCTAAAGACAGAAACGGACAATCCGTAGACCTTAACAATGCCAGCGTAAACGGCTATGTAGGTTTCGCTTACTTCAAAAGTGACGGAAATTTTGTTATTTATGGGCTTAATGACGCTATCAGATCAAGAGGAACATGGTCTGTAGACGCTTTGGGAACCAAGAGAACCATTACAGCATTAAATCCGGATGGAACCACGATTTTCACTCGTGATGTAGAGATTCTTGTTCTTAACCGAAATGAATTTACGTACAGAATCCGTCCTAATGCAGCGGATCAGTCTATCTATTATGATATTATCCACACAAGAACTTCGCATGCTGAGCCTGCTAACGGGCAGCTTACGCTTGCTTCTACTCCATGGGAAACTACGGGAGCAAAGAACAGCAGCGGACAGCCGGTAGCTTTAACTGATGCAAGTGTAGCCGGATTTGTAGGGTATTCTTATTTCAAAGCTAACGGAACATATGCTATTTACGGATTAAATGATGCTCCGAGATCAAAAGGTACATGGTCTATTTCTCCGGACGGAAAGAAAAGAACCATCACGGCTTTGGATAATAACGGGAATGTGCTTTTCACCCGTGTTGTTGATATTCTTACGCTGAACAGCAGTGAATTTACCTACAGAATTACTCCTGATGCAGCGAATCCTTCTGTATACTATGATATCATCCACACCAAGGTGAACCACAACGAACCCCATTAA